In Streptomyces dangxiongensis, one DNA window encodes the following:
- a CDS encoding serine/threonine-protein kinase, producing the protein MSTLIGQGGMGQVWTAYDQRLDRRVAVKLLRPDKVAGQEADELRRRFLRECRVTAQVAHPGLVTVHDAGTEGEELFLVMQYVDGADLSDHLAEHDPYPWQWAVAVAAQLCAVLSAVHAVPIVHRDLKPRNVMVQQDGTVTVLDLGVASVMDTDTTRLTHTGSPIGSPAYMAPEQAMGGAVGPYTDLYALGVLLHELLSGDVPFAGSTALGVLHRHLYEPPLPVRRIRPEVPEALEALVLRLLAKDPQHRPASAQEVYEELAPLLPARGMPTGAPLDPTRPFLRPHAPWPDRARTPAPQPAPVTPTPPVAGKPDVAAAVDDVKRLLGEGRITQAVDILGAILPAAAQQHGEHSPVVRTLRKQYAATLMDDGQYRRALPELRRLADERAAEAGQADPQSLRYRYEAAQCLEQLGEPAAALAEYRALLPYYENQYVSGDPGLAHEVRRRIGHLLLALGDRPAAHDTLARLLMDVERLHGPGHPTAVEVRRTLQWLGQVRG; encoded by the coding sequence CTGTCGACGCTCATCGGCCAGGGCGGCATGGGCCAGGTCTGGACGGCGTACGACCAGCGGCTGGACCGGCGCGTGGCGGTGAAGCTGCTGCGGCCCGACAAGGTGGCGGGCCAGGAGGCGGACGAGCTGCGCCGGCGCTTCCTGCGCGAGTGCCGGGTGACCGCGCAGGTGGCCCACCCCGGACTGGTGACGGTGCACGACGCGGGCACCGAGGGCGAGGAGCTGTTCCTCGTCATGCAGTACGTCGACGGCGCCGACCTCTCCGACCACCTCGCCGAGCACGACCCGTACCCGTGGCAGTGGGCGGTCGCGGTGGCCGCGCAGTTGTGCGCCGTGCTGAGCGCCGTGCACGCCGTGCCGATCGTGCACCGCGACCTCAAGCCGCGCAACGTGATGGTGCAGCAGGACGGCACGGTCACCGTCCTGGACCTGGGCGTGGCCTCGGTCATGGACACCGACACCACGCGCCTCACCCACACCGGCTCCCCGATCGGCTCGCCCGCCTACATGGCGCCCGAACAGGCGATGGGCGGCGCGGTCGGCCCGTACACCGACCTGTACGCGCTGGGTGTGCTGTTGCACGAACTGCTCAGCGGTGACGTGCCGTTCGCCGGGTCCACGGCGCTCGGCGTGCTGCACCGGCACCTGTACGAGCCTCCGCTGCCGGTGCGCCGGATACGCCCCGAGGTCCCCGAGGCGCTGGAAGCCCTGGTGCTGCGGCTGCTCGCGAAGGACCCGCAGCACCGGCCCGCGTCCGCGCAGGAGGTGTACGAGGAGCTGGCGCCGCTCCTGCCCGCGCGCGGGATGCCCACCGGCGCGCCGCTGGATCCCACCCGCCCCTTCCTGCGCCCGCACGCCCCCTGGCCGGATCGCGCGCGGACCCCCGCGCCGCAGCCCGCCCCCGTCACGCCGACGCCTCCGGTGGCCGGGAAACCCGACGTGGCCGCCGCCGTCGACGACGTCAAACGGCTGCTGGGGGAGGGCCGTATCACGCAGGCCGTCGACATCCTGGGCGCGATCCTGCCGGCCGCCGCGCAACAGCACGGCGAGCACTCCCCGGTCGTACGCACGCTGCGCAAGCAGTACGCGGCCACGCTCATGGACGACGGCCAGTACCGGCGCGCGCTGCCCGAACTGCGCCGGCTCGCCGATGAACGCGCCGCCGAGGCCGGCCAGGCCGACCCGCAGTCCCTGCGCTACCGCTACGAGGCCGCGCAGTGCCTGGAACAGCTAGGCGAACCGGCCGCGGCGCTCGCCGAGTACCGCGCGCTGCTGCCCTACTACGAGAACCAGTACGTGTCCGGGGACCCGGGGCTCGCGCACGAGGTGCGCCGGCGCATCGGCCATCTGCTGCTCGCCCTCGGCGACCGGCCGGCCGCCCACGACACGCTCGCGCGGCTGCTGATGGACGTGGAGCGGCTGCACGGCCCCGGCCACCCCACGGCCGTGGAGGTCCGGCGGACCCTGCAGTGGCTGGGGCAGGTGCGCGGGTAG
- the mfd gene encoding transcription-repair coupling factor yields the protein MSLHGLLDAVVKDPALAEAIGAAADGNRKHVDLVGPPAARPFALAALARETGRPVLAVTATGREAEDLAAALRSLLPPDGVVEYPSWETLPHERLSPRSDTVGRRLAVLRRLAHPSTDDPGAGPVSVVVAPVRSVLQPQVKGLGDLEPVSLRTGRTADLNQTVEALAAAAYARVELVEKRGEFAVRGGILDVFPPTEEHPLRVEFWGDDIEEIRYFKVADQRSLEVAEHGLWAPPCRELLLTDEVRTRARALAEEHPELGELLGKIAEGIAVEGMESLAPVLVDEMELLLDVLPEGAMAVVCDPERVRTRAADLVATSQEFLLASWAATAGGGEAPIDVGAASLWSIADVRDRARELDMMWWSVSPFAADLEPDADTLKLGMHAPETYRGDTARALADTKGWLADGWRTVFITEGHGPAARTVEVLGGEGIAARLDSDLGTLSPSVVHVSCGSVEYGFVDPALKLAVLTETDLSGQRTASRDGARMPARRRKTIDPLSLEPGDYIVHEQHGVGRYIEMVQRTVQGATREYLVVEYAPAKRGQPGDRLYIPTDQLEQITKYVGGEAPTLHRLGGADWTKTKARAKKAVKEIAADLIKLYSARMAAPGHAFGTDTPWQRELEDAFPYAETPDQLTTIAEVKEDMEKSVPMDRLVCGDVGYGKTEIAVRAAFKAVQDGKQVAVLVPTTLLVQQHFGTFSERYGQFPVNVRALSRFQTDTEAKAVLEALKDGTVDVVIGTHRLFSSETKFKDLGLVIVDEEQRFGVEHKEQLKKLRANVDVLTMSATPIPRTLEMAVTGIREMSTITTPPEERHPVLTFVGPYEERQIGAAIRRELLREGQVFYIHNRVESIDRAAAKLREIVPEARIAIAHGQMSEAALEQVVVDFWEKRFDVLVSTTIVESGIDISNANTLIVERGDTFGLSQLHQLRGRVGRGRDRGYAYFLYPPEKPLTETAHERLATIAQHTEMGAGMYVAMKDLEIRGAGNLLGGEQSGHIAGVGFDLYVRMVGEAVADYRRQLETGGAEEEPPLEVKIELPVDAHVPHDYAPGERLRLQAYRAIASANSEEDIKAVREELTDRYGKLPEPVENLLLVAALRMLARASGVGEIVLQGTNIRFAPVELRESQELRLKRLYPGTVIKPTAHQILVPRPKTAKVGGKPVVGRELLGWVGEFLTSVLN from the coding sequence ATGAGCCTGCACGGTCTGCTCGACGCCGTCGTCAAGGACCCCGCCCTCGCGGAAGCGATCGGCGCGGCAGCGGACGGCAACCGCAAGCACGTCGACCTCGTCGGCCCCCCGGCGGCCCGCCCCTTCGCCCTCGCCGCCCTGGCCCGCGAGACCGGCCGGCCGGTGCTGGCCGTGACGGCGACCGGCCGCGAGGCCGAGGACCTCGCCGCGGCCCTGCGCTCGCTGCTGCCTCCCGACGGCGTCGTGGAGTACCCCTCCTGGGAGACCCTCCCGCACGAGCGGCTCAGCCCCCGCAGCGACACCGTGGGCCGCCGCCTCGCCGTCCTGCGGCGCCTCGCCCACCCCAGCACCGACGACCCCGGGGCCGGCCCCGTCTCCGTCGTCGTCGCACCCGTACGCTCCGTGCTCCAGCCGCAGGTCAAGGGCCTCGGCGACCTGGAGCCGGTGTCCCTGAGGACCGGCCGGACCGCCGACCTGAACCAGACCGTCGAAGCCCTCGCGGCCGCCGCCTACGCGCGCGTGGAGCTGGTCGAGAAGCGCGGCGAGTTCGCCGTGCGCGGCGGCATCCTCGACGTGTTCCCGCCCACCGAGGAACACCCCCTGCGCGTCGAGTTCTGGGGCGACGACATCGAGGAGATCCGCTACTTCAAGGTCGCCGACCAACGCTCCCTCGAAGTCGCCGAGCACGGCCTGTGGGCGCCCCCGTGCCGCGAGCTGCTCCTCACCGACGAGGTCCGCACGCGGGCGCGCGCCCTCGCCGAGGAACACCCCGAGCTGGGCGAACTGCTCGGCAAGATCGCCGAGGGCATCGCGGTGGAGGGCATGGAGTCCCTGGCCCCGGTCCTGGTGGACGAGATGGAACTGCTCCTCGACGTGCTGCCCGAGGGCGCCATGGCCGTCGTCTGCGACCCCGAGCGGGTCCGCACCCGCGCCGCCGACCTCGTGGCGACCTCCCAGGAGTTCCTCCTGGCCTCCTGGGCGGCCACCGCGGGCGGCGGCGAGGCCCCGATCGACGTCGGCGCCGCCTCCCTGTGGTCCATCGCCGACGTACGCGACCGCGCGCGCGAGCTGGACATGATGTGGTGGTCGGTGTCCCCGTTCGCGGCCGACCTGGAACCGGACGCCGACACCCTCAAGCTCGGCATGCACGCCCCCGAGACCTACCGCGGCGACACGGCGCGGGCCCTCGCCGACACCAAGGGCTGGCTCGCCGACGGCTGGCGCACGGTGTTCATCACCGAGGGCCACGGCCCGGCCGCCCGCACCGTCGAGGTGCTCGGCGGCGAGGGCATCGCCGCCCGCCTGGACTCCGACCTCGGCACGCTCAGCCCCTCCGTCGTGCACGTCTCCTGCGGCTCGGTCGAGTACGGCTTCGTCGATCCGGCGCTCAAGCTCGCCGTGCTCACCGAGACCGACCTGTCCGGCCAGCGCACCGCGAGCCGCGACGGCGCCCGCATGCCGGCCCGCCGCCGCAAGACCATCGACCCGCTCAGCCTGGAACCGGGCGACTACATCGTCCACGAACAGCACGGCGTCGGCCGCTACATCGAGATGGTGCAGCGCACCGTGCAGGGCGCCACCCGCGAGTACCTGGTCGTCGAGTACGCGCCCGCCAAACGCGGCCAGCCCGGCGACCGGCTGTACATCCCGACCGACCAGTTGGAACAGATCACCAAGTACGTCGGCGGCGAGGCGCCCACCCTGCACCGACTGGGCGGCGCCGACTGGACGAAGACCAAGGCGCGCGCGAAGAAGGCCGTCAAGGAGATCGCGGCCGACCTGATCAAGCTGTACAGCGCGCGCATGGCCGCCCCCGGCCACGCCTTCGGCACCGACACCCCGTGGCAGCGCGAGCTGGAGGACGCCTTCCCCTACGCCGAGACCCCCGACCAGCTCACCACCATCGCCGAGGTCAAGGAGGACATGGAGAAGTCGGTCCCCATGGACCGCCTGGTCTGCGGCGACGTCGGCTACGGCAAGACCGAGATCGCCGTACGGGCCGCCTTCAAGGCCGTACAGGACGGCAAGCAGGTCGCCGTCCTGGTGCCCACGACCCTGCTGGTGCAGCAGCACTTCGGCACGTTCTCCGAGCGGTACGGGCAGTTCCCGGTCAACGTGCGGGCGCTCTCCCGCTTCCAGACCGACACCGAGGCCAAGGCCGTCCTGGAAGCCCTGAAGGACGGCACCGTGGACGTCGTCATCGGCACCCACCGCCTGTTCTCCTCCGAGACCAAGTTCAAGGACCTCGGCCTCGTCATCGTCGACGAGGAGCAGCGCTTCGGCGTCGAGCACAAGGAGCAGCTCAAGAAGCTCCGCGCCAACGTCGACGTGCTGACCATGTCCGCCACGCCCATCCCCCGCACCCTGGAGATGGCGGTCACCGGCATCCGCGAGATGTCCACGATCACCACCCCGCCGGAGGAGCGCCACCCGGTGCTCACCTTCGTCGGGCCGTACGAGGAGAGGCAGATCGGCGCCGCCATCCGCCGCGAACTGCTGCGCGAGGGCCAGGTCTTCTACATCCACAACCGGGTCGAGTCCATCGACCGCGCGGCGGCGAAGCTGCGGGAGATCGTCCCCGAGGCCCGCATCGCCATCGCCCACGGCCAGATGTCCGAGGCGGCCCTGGAGCAGGTCGTCGTCGACTTCTGGGAGAAGCGGTTCGACGTCCTCGTCTCCACCACGATCGTCGAATCCGGCATCGACATCTCCAACGCCAACACCCTGATCGTGGAACGCGGCGACACCTTCGGCCTGTCCCAGTTGCACCAACTGCGCGGCCGGGTCGGCCGGGGCCGCGATCGCGGCTACGCCTACTTCCTGTACCCGCCGGAGAAGCCGCTGACGGAGACCGCCCACGAGCGGCTCGCGACGATCGCCCAGCACACGGAGATGGGCGCCGGCATGTACGTCGCGATGAAGGATCTGGAGATCCGCGGCGCCGGCAACCTGCTCGGCGGCGAACAGTCCGGGCACATCGCGGGCGTCGGCTTCGATCTGTACGTCCGCATGGTCGGCGAGGCCGTCGCCGACTACCGGCGGCAGTTGGAGACCGGCGGGGCCGAGGAGGAGCCGCCGCTCGAGGTCAAGATCGAACTGCCCGTCGACGCCCACGTCCCGCACGACTACGCCCCCGGCGAGCGGCTGCGCCTCCAGGCGTACCGGGCCATCGCCTCCGCCAACAGCGAGGAGGACATCAAGGCCGTCCGCGAGGAACTCACCGACCGCTACGGCAAGCTGCCCGAGCCGGTGGAGAACCTGCTGCTGGTGGCCGCCCTGCGCATGCTCGCGCGCGCGAGCGGCGTCGGCGAGATCGTCCTCCAGGGCACCAACATCCGCTTCGCGCCGGTGGAGCTGCGCGAATCGCAGGAACTGCGGCTCAAGCGGCTCTACCCCGGCACGGTCATCAAGCCCACCGCCCACCAGATCCTGGTCCCGCGCCCCAAGACCGCCAAGGTGGGCGGCAAGCCGGTGGTCGGCCGCGAACTGCTGGGCTGGGTAGGTGAGTTCCTCACCTCGGTCCTCAACTGA
- a CDS encoding SurA N-terminal domain-containing protein, which yields MHRRRRTALVLTAAIAAAAPLLTACGNDAHPGAAAVVGGGRITVAQLENRVDEVREAQRAAVADDAQYQQVVSSTSSLTRDTLHNMVLDRVLHRAARDEGVTVTRKEIQQMRAGLEQQTGGAKGLETAWLQKYGIAPERLDDNLRLQLEAQKLAAKLGTDTSQPAFWKALSAASRELHVDLNPRYGTWDVQKSSRVDARTPWVREVTTADGQPGTA from the coding sequence TTGCACCGCCGCCGTCGCACCGCGCTCGTCCTCACCGCCGCGATCGCCGCCGCGGCACCCCTGCTGACCGCCTGCGGAAACGACGCGCACCCGGGCGCCGCGGCTGTCGTCGGCGGCGGGCGGATCACCGTCGCCCAGCTCGAGAACCGGGTCGACGAGGTCCGCGAGGCGCAACGGGCCGCGGTGGCGGACGACGCCCAGTACCAGCAGGTCGTCTCCTCCACCAGCAGCCTCACCCGCGACACCCTGCACAACATGGTCCTCGACCGGGTGCTGCACCGCGCCGCCCGGGACGAGGGCGTCACGGTCACCCGCAAGGAGATCCAGCAGATGCGTGCGGGTCTGGAGCAGCAGACCGGCGGCGCCAAGGGCCTGGAGACGGCCTGGCTCCAGAAGTACGGCATCGCCCCGGAACGCCTCGACGACAACCTGCGCCTCCAGTTGGAGGCGCAGAAGCTCGCCGCGAAGCTGGGTACCGACACCAGCCAGCCGGCGTTCTGGAAGGCCCTGTCCGCGGCGTCCCGGGAACTTCACGTCGACCTCAACCCGCGCTACGGCACCTGGGACGTGCAGAAGAGCAGCCGCGTGGACGCCCGGACGCCGTGGGTCCGTGAGGTCACGACGGCGGACGGACAGCCGGGCACGGCGTAG
- a CDS encoding HNH endonuclease family protein, whose amino-acid sequence MTRLRGGAVIAVAMMVAVTGCKVEQTKGSGGPQRTAGGGPAMAAAGSLAVKGRAPKTGYSRERFGTAWADTDSNSCDTRDDILKRDLEKVRFTGGDCKVSYGLLASDPYSGKEITYRRGRSQVDIDHVVALSDAWQKGAKYWDPGKRIALANDPLNLLAVDASTNRGKGDGDAATWLPPDKAYRCTYVAAQVAVKKKYGLWVTAAEKSAMRKVLATCPDQKLPTGGNPTSAPDRFRAR is encoded by the coding sequence GTGACGCGTCTGAGGGGCGGGGCGGTCATCGCCGTGGCCATGATGGTCGCCGTGACCGGCTGCAAGGTGGAGCAGACGAAGGGGTCCGGCGGACCGCAGCGGACCGCGGGCGGGGGCCCGGCCATGGCCGCCGCCGGCTCACTGGCCGTCAAGGGGCGTGCGCCGAAGACCGGTTACTCCCGGGAGCGGTTCGGCACCGCCTGGGCGGACACCGACTCCAACTCCTGCGACACGCGCGACGACATACTCAAACGCGACCTGGAGAAGGTCAGGTTCACCGGCGGCGACTGCAAGGTCTCGTACGGGCTGCTGGCGTCCGACCCCTACTCCGGCAAGGAGATCACTTACCGGCGCGGTCGCAGCCAGGTCGACATCGACCACGTCGTGGCCCTCTCGGACGCCTGGCAGAAGGGCGCCAAGTACTGGGACCCCGGCAAGCGCATCGCCCTGGCCAACGACCCCCTCAACCTTCTCGCGGTCGACGCGAGCACCAACCGCGGCAAGGGGGACGGCGACGCGGCCACCTGGCTTCCCCCCGACAAGGCCTACCGCTGCACCTACGTCGCCGCCCAGGTCGCCGTCAAGAAGAAGTACGGCCTGTGGGTGACCGCCGCCGAGAAGTCCGCGATGCGCAAGGTGCTCGCCACCTGCCCCGACCAGAAGCTCCCCACCGGCGGCAACCCGACCAGCGCACCGGACCGCTTCCGCGCCCGCTGA
- a CDS encoding N-6 DNA methylase — MQDATEVTAAGIARLAGVGRAAVSNWRRRHADFPKPVGGTETSPSFALAEVESWLRAQGKLAEVPLRERVWQQLAGHPEGPLTALVHAGCALLLIHERPTVWLDASAGSDARLAAMLPGALEQVLAPRFGTMSVGRGAGPGAEGVNTASARPAVNPAPSAQPVNASPAAPPVSFAPMPPPANLAPTPTRVNPSPTVHSTPAVHGPTPAAHAANSVPTAPAIRTPTGPQLLPSVPLLRGAAELAAEVGARQAFEFLLGRHLDANPRQYTLTPAELAGLMADLAGPARTVLDPACGTGALLRAVDTRPGQELYAQDSAPDLAALSALRLALHSRAAVRGAVGDSLRADAHPELRADAVLCHPPFNERNWGHDELAYDPRWEYGFPARTESELAWVQHALARLTDGGTAVLLMPPAAASRRSGRRIRADLLRRGALRAVVALPVGAAPPYNIPLHLWVLRRPDRTPAAPEVLLVDTGRFAAEGRGGPDRAAVREAVLDVWRAFGRAGRLAERPGLARSVPVIALLGDDVDLAPARHLPPPAVADGAAQLAEVRERLGETLRLTAGLTPAPTDPVPAARRPTTTIGELARGGALVLRTGGNGGHARVPVLTDHDVLAGTGPSGTLPESEEDAVLTEAGDIVVPVLGGGSVARVIDEGTAGAALGRNLVLLRPDRTALDPWFLAGFLRGTANNRQASSYASTATRLDVRRLQLPRLPLEEQRRYGARFRALDEFERALRHASRLGEQLVRGMYDGLTDGTVAPG; from the coding sequence GTGCAGGACGCGACAGAGGTGACCGCAGCCGGTATCGCACGGCTCGCCGGAGTGGGCCGTGCCGCCGTGAGCAACTGGCGCCGCCGGCACGCCGACTTCCCCAAACCGGTCGGCGGCACCGAGACCAGCCCGTCCTTCGCGCTCGCCGAGGTCGAGTCCTGGCTTCGCGCACAGGGGAAACTGGCCGAGGTCCCGCTGCGGGAGCGGGTCTGGCAGCAGCTCGCCGGCCACCCCGAGGGCCCGCTGACGGCCCTGGTGCACGCCGGCTGCGCGCTGCTGCTGATCCACGAACGCCCCACGGTCTGGCTCGACGCGAGCGCCGGTTCCGACGCGCGGCTGGCCGCGATGCTGCCGGGCGCACTGGAGCAGGTGCTGGCACCGCGCTTCGGCACCATGAGCGTCGGCAGGGGCGCCGGGCCGGGTGCCGAGGGTGTGAACACCGCGTCGGCGCGCCCCGCTGTGAACCCGGCACCGTCGGCGCAGCCCGTGAACGCCTCACCGGCCGCGCCGCCTGTGAGCTTCGCACCGATGCCGCCGCCCGCGAACCTCGCGCCGACCCCGACACGCGTGAACCCCTCACCAACGGTTCACAGCACCCCAGCCGTTCACGGCCCAACCCCTGCCGCCCACGCCGCAAACTCCGTCCCCACCGCCCCCGCCATCCGCACCCCCACCGGCCCCCAACTCCTCCCCTCCGTCCCCCTCCTGCGCGGTGCCGCCGAGCTGGCCGCCGAGGTGGGGGCGCGGCAGGCGTTCGAGTTCCTGCTGGGGCGGCACCTGGACGCCAACCCCCGCCAGTACACGCTCACCCCGGCCGAACTCGCCGGCCTCATGGCGGACCTCGCCGGCCCGGCCCGTACCGTCCTGGACCCGGCCTGCGGCACCGGCGCCCTGCTGCGCGCCGTGGACACGCGCCCCGGCCAGGAGCTGTACGCCCAGGACAGCGCTCCCGACCTCGCCGCGCTCAGCGCACTGCGGCTCGCGCTGCACTCAAGGGCCGCCGTACGCGGTGCCGTGGGTGACAGCCTGCGCGCGGACGCCCACCCGGAGCTGCGCGCGGACGCGGTCCTGTGCCATCCGCCGTTCAACGAGCGCAACTGGGGGCACGACGAACTCGCCTACGACCCCCGCTGGGAGTACGGCTTCCCGGCGCGCACCGAGTCGGAGCTGGCCTGGGTCCAGCACGCGCTGGCCCGGCTGACCGACGGCGGCACCGCCGTCCTGCTGATGCCGCCGGCCGCCGCCTCCCGCCGTTCCGGGCGCCGGATCCGCGCCGACCTGCTGCGCCGGGGCGCGCTCAGGGCCGTGGTCGCGCTGCCGGTCGGTGCCGCACCGCCGTACAACATCCCGCTGCACCTGTGGGTGCTGCGCCGGCCGGACCGTACGCCGGCGGCGCCGGAGGTGCTGCTCGTGGACACCGGGAGGTTCGCCGCCGAGGGGCGCGGCGGGCCGGACCGGGCGGCGGTACGGGAGGCCGTCCTGGACGTCTGGCGTGCGTTCGGGCGGGCCGGCCGGCTGGCGGAGCGGCCGGGGCTCGCCCGTTCCGTGCCGGTGATCGCGCTCCTCGGCGACGACGTGGACCTGGCCCCCGCCCGTCATCTGCCGCCGCCGGCGGTGGCCGACGGTGCCGCGCAGCTCGCCGAGGTGCGCGAACGGCTCGGCGAGACCCTGCGCCTGACCGCCGGCCTCACCCCGGCCCCCACCGACCCGGTGCCGGCCGCGCGCCGTCCGACCACCACGATCGGTGAACTGGCGCGCGGGGGCGCGCTGGTGCTGCGTACGGGCGGGAACGGCGGCCACGCGCGCGTGCCCGTCCTCACCGACCACGACGTCCTCGCCGGGACGGGGCCCTCGGGCACGCTCCCGGAGAGCGAGGAGGACGCCGTGCTGACCGAGGCCGGTGACATCGTCGTACCGGTGCTGGGCGGGGGCTCGGTGGCGCGGGTGATCGACGAGGGGACAGCGGGTGCCGCCCTGGGGCGCAACCTCGTGCTCCTGCGCCCCGACCGCACGGCGCTCGACCCCTGGTTCCTCGCGGGCTTCCTGCGCGGTACGGCCAACAACCGCCAGGCCAGCAGCTACGCCTCCACCGCGACCCGGCTCGACGTGCGCCGGTTGCAGTTGCCCCGGCTCCCGCTGGAGGAACAGCGGCGTTACGGCGCGCGGTTCCGCGCACTCGACGAGTTCGAGCGGGCCCTGCGCCACGCGAGCCGGCTCGGGGAGCAGCTCGTGCGCGGGATGTACGACGGTCTCACCGACGGCACGGTCGCGCCCGGCTGA
- a CDS encoding cytochrome P450 family protein, translated as MTDQLRPDGPAPALFTWEFATDPYPAYAWLREHAPVHRTRLPSGVEAWLVTRYADARQALADQRLSKNPAHHDEPAHARGKTGIPGERKAELMTHLLNIDPPDHTRLRRLVSKAFTPRRVAEFAPRVQELTDHLIDRFATTGSADLIHDFAFPLPIYAICDLLGVPREDQDDFRDWAGMMIRHGGGPRGGVARSVKKMRGYLAELIHRKRAALPAEAAPGEDLISGLIRASDHGEHLTENEAAAMAFILLFAGFETTVNLIGNGTYALLTHPGQRRLLQESLVRGEGDLLETGVEELLRYDGPVELATWRFATEPLTVGGQDIAPGDPVLVVLAAADRDPERFDGPDVLDLARRDNQHLGYGHGIHYCLGAPLARLEGQTALATLLTRLPDLRLAADPAELRWRGGLIMRGLRTLPVEFTPTA; from the coding sequence GTGACCGACCAGCTCCGCCCCGACGGCCCGGCGCCCGCCCTCTTCACATGGGAGTTCGCCACCGACCCCTACCCCGCCTACGCCTGGCTGCGCGAGCACGCCCCCGTGCACCGCACGCGGTTGCCGAGCGGGGTCGAGGCCTGGCTCGTCACCCGGTACGCCGATGCCCGGCAGGCCCTGGCCGACCAGCGGCTGAGCAAGAACCCGGCGCATCACGACGAGCCCGCGCACGCCAGGGGCAAGACCGGCATCCCGGGCGAGCGCAAGGCCGAACTGATGACGCACCTGCTGAACATCGATCCCCCGGACCACACCCGGCTGCGCAGACTGGTCAGCAAGGCGTTCACACCGCGCCGGGTCGCCGAGTTCGCACCCCGGGTGCAGGAGCTGACCGACCACCTCATCGACCGGTTCGCGACGACGGGATCCGCCGACCTCATCCACGACTTCGCCTTCCCGCTGCCCATCTACGCCATCTGCGACCTGCTCGGCGTTCCGCGCGAGGACCAGGACGACTTCCGGGACTGGGCGGGCATGATGATCCGGCACGGCGGCGGGCCCCGGGGCGGGGTCGCCCGGTCGGTGAAGAAGATGCGCGGCTATCTCGCCGAGCTGATCCACCGCAAGCGCGCGGCGCTGCCCGCCGAAGCGGCGCCCGGCGAGGACCTGATCTCCGGCCTGATCCGCGCCTCCGACCACGGCGAGCACCTCACCGAGAACGAGGCCGCCGCGATGGCCTTCATCCTGCTGTTCGCCGGCTTCGAGACGACGGTCAACCTCATCGGCAACGGCACCTACGCCCTGCTCACCCACCCCGGGCAGCGCCGGCTGCTCCAGGAGTCCCTGGTGCGCGGGGAAGGGGACCTGCTGGAGACCGGCGTGGAGGAACTGCTCCGCTACGACGGCCCGGTGGAGCTGGCCACCTGGCGGTTCGCGACCGAGCCGCTCACCGTCGGCGGGCAGGACATCGCGCCGGGCGATCCGGTGCTCGTCGTCCTCGCCGCGGCCGACCGGGACCCGGAGCGGTTCGACGGCCCGGACGTGCTCGACCTCGCCCGCCGCGACAACCAGCACCTCGGCTACGGCCACGGCATCCACTACTGCCTCGGCGCGCCGCTCGCCCGGCTGGAGGGTCAGACCGCGCTCGCCACCCTGCTCACCCGCCTGCCCGACCTGCGTCTAGCCGCGGACCCGGCCGAGCTGCGCTGGCGCGGCGGGCTCATCATGCGTGGCCTGCGCACCCTGCCTGTGGAGTTCACGCCCACCGCCTGA